A stretch of Peteryoungia algae DNA encodes these proteins:
- a CDS encoding CRTAC1 family protein produces MTGVMKIRSVGRITTLTILLAASQVATARANGGPLPPRFADETASSGIASTYRGDWEYMVGGGAGSFDCNADGFPDLVLSGGEDKARFYLNRSTPGGALKFEENVSGLELDKVIGAYPLDIDGDGLQDVVLLRSGENVVMRGLGECRFERANEAWGFDGGDAWSTAFSATWERGNSWPTLAIGNYIDRFEDFEPWGSCTDNWLHRPMSATERRFAPPLPLTPSYCPLSILFTDWNRSGTPSLRVSNDREYYKGGQEQMWHVEPGKAPRLYTQDEGWKYLRIWGMGIASHDLDFDGYPEYFLTSMADNKLQTLDAIPADGKPKPSYADIAFARGATAHRPYVGAEIRPSTAWHTDFEDVNNDGRTDLFVAKGNVAEMPDFAEKDPNNLLVQGEDGRFAEMGDKAGVASMAKGRGGALVDFNLDGLVDLLVVNQGSPVEIWRNATEGTGHFLEIALRQDDVNRDAVSAWIEVKTGEIVQRREVTIGGGHASGKTGWHHVGLGKQAETEIRVLWPDGEAGPWQTVKADGSYVVARGVAPKLWKPGEGF; encoded by the coding sequence GCATCGCAGGTCGCGACAGCGCGTGCCAATGGCGGGCCGCTTCCTCCCCGCTTCGCCGACGAGACTGCGTCCAGCGGTATCGCCAGCACCTATCGAGGTGACTGGGAATATATGGTCGGCGGTGGCGCCGGCAGTTTCGACTGCAATGCCGACGGGTTTCCCGATCTGGTGCTATCAGGCGGCGAGGACAAGGCGAGGTTCTATCTCAACCGCAGTACCCCCGGCGGCGCCCTGAAATTCGAGGAAAACGTGTCCGGCCTGGAGCTCGACAAGGTGATCGGCGCCTATCCGCTCGATATCGATGGCGACGGGCTGCAAGACGTCGTGCTCCTGCGCTCCGGCGAAAATGTCGTCATGCGGGGTCTCGGCGAATGCCGCTTCGAGCGCGCCAATGAAGCCTGGGGCTTCGACGGTGGCGACGCGTGGTCCACGGCCTTCTCCGCCACCTGGGAGCGGGGCAACAGCTGGCCGACACTCGCCATTGGCAACTATATCGACCGCTTCGAGGATTTCGAGCCCTGGGGCTCCTGCACCGACAACTGGCTGCACCGCCCGATGTCTGCCACCGAGCGCCGCTTTGCCCCGCCGCTGCCGCTCACGCCCTCCTATTGCCCGCTGTCGATCCTCTTTACCGACTGGAACCGCTCCGGCACGCCGTCGCTGCGTGTCTCCAATGATCGGGAGTATTACAAGGGCGGCCAGGAGCAGATGTGGCATGTCGAGCCCGGCAAGGCGCCGAGGCTCTACACCCAGGACGAGGGGTGGAAATACCTGCGCATCTGGGGCATGGGCATCGCCAGCCACGACCTCGATTTCGATGGCTACCCGGAATATTTCCTGACCAGCATGGCCGACAACAAGCTTCAGACGCTGGACGCAATCCCGGCCGATGGCAAGCCGAAGCCCTCCTATGCCGACATCGCCTTCGCCAGGGGGGCGACTGCCCACCGGCCTTATGTTGGCGCAGAGATCCGCCCGTCGACGGCCTGGCACACCGATTTCGAGGACGTCAACAATGACGGCCGCACCGATCTCTTCGTCGCCAAGGGCAATGTCGCCGAGATGCCGGACTTTGCCGAGAAAGACCCCAACAACCTTCTGGTTCAGGGCGAGGACGGCCGGTTCGCCGAGATGGGCGACAAGGCCGGCGTCGCCTCCATGGCCAAGGGTCGTGGCGGGGCGCTCGTCGATTTCAACCTCGATGGCTTGGTCGATCTGCTCGTCGTCAACCAGGGCTCGCCCGTCGAGATCTGGCGCAACGCGACCGAAGGCACAGGCCATTTCCTCGAGATCGCGCTCCGCCAGGACGACGTCAACCGAGATGCCGTCAGTGCCTGGATCGAGGTCAAGACCGGTGAGATCGTCCAGCGACGTGAGGTCACCATCGGCGGCGGCCACGCCAGCGGCAAGACCGGCTGGCACCATGTCGGGCTGGGGAAGCAGGCCGAAACCGAGATTCGCGTGCTCTGGCCGGATGGCGAGGCGGGGCCCTGGCAGACGGTCAAGGCGGACGGGTCTTATGTGGTCGCGCGCGGTGTGGCGCCGAAACTATGGAAGCCGGGCGAGGGGTTCTGA
- a CDS encoding YegP family protein — translation MHKFKIVKTEKGEFRVQFVYNAEIMVWSENYASKASAKNCVESLKKNAPAAPVVDLTKEETGSGYRFEIDRAKNGETFVRFRAANGEIMVRSETYKSKSSAKNCIGSVQKRAAEAVVEEAE, via the coding sequence ATGCACAAGTTCAAGATCGTCAAGACCGAGAAGGGCGAATTTCGCGTCCAGTTCGTCTACAATGCCGAAATCATGGTCTGGTCGGAAAATTATGCCTCAAAGGCAAGCGCCAAGAACTGCGTCGAATCGCTGAAGAAGAATGCTCCTGCCGCCCCCGTCGTCGACCTCACGAAGGAGGAGACCGGCAGCGGTTATCGTTTCGAGATCGACCGCGCCAAGAATGGGGAAACCTTCGTCCGCTTCCGCGCCGCCAATGGCGAGATCATGGTGCGCTCGGAAACCTACAAATCGAAGTCGAGCGCGAAGAACTGCATCGGATCCGTCCAGAAACGCGCCGCCGAGGCCGTCGTCGAAGAGGCCGAGTGA
- a CDS encoding winged helix-turn-helix transcriptional regulator, which translates to MFAATQPVAKTLEPCGTPDHEDCGLRLTLDRLGEKWTVMVIAELSTGPRRYREIERALSGVTQRMLTLTLRRLERDGLVDRHVEPTNPPSVTYSLTTHGLGFSAITAGLVEWSREHKDVILASREAYDGRGKG; encoded by the coding sequence ATGTTCGCCGCAACACAGCCTGTGGCCAAGACGCTCGAACCTTGCGGCACACCGGATCATGAGGATTGCGGCCTTCGCCTGACACTTGATCGCCTTGGTGAAAAATGGACGGTCATGGTGATCGCGGAACTCTCGACAGGCCCGCGCCGCTACCGGGAGATCGAGCGCGCGCTTTCGGGCGTCACCCAGCGCATGCTTACGCTCACATTGCGCCGTCTCGAACGGGACGGATTGGTTGACCGCCATGTCGAACCCACCAACCCTCCCTCGGTCACCTATTCTCTGACGACCCACGGCCTCGGGTTTTCGGCCATAACGGCCGGGCTGGTCGAATGGTCGCGGGAACACAAGGACGTGATCCTTGCTTCACGCGAGGCCTATGATGGGCGGGGAAAGGGCTGA
- the lepA gene encoding translation elongation factor 4, which yields MSTDRTPLDHIRNFSIVAHIDHGKSTLADRLIQSTGGLADREMSEQVLDNMEIEKERGITIKAQTVRLHYKANNGETYVLNLIDTPGHVDFAYEVSRSLSACEGSLLVVDASQGVEAQTLANVYQAIDNNHELVTVLNKVDLPAAEPERIKEQIEEVIGIDASEAVLISAKTGLGIPDVLEAIVHKLPAPKSEGGEKAPLKALLVDSWYDTYLGVMVLVRVLDGVLTKGQVIRMMGTDAKYNVERVGVLTPKMVAVDSLGPGEIGFFTGSIKEVADTRVGDTITEDKRPTANMLPGFKPAQPVVFCGLFPVDAADFEDLRAAMGKLRLNDASFSFEMESSAALGFGFRCGFLGLLHLEIIQERLEREFDLDLIATAPSVVYKLFMTDGTERELHNPADMPDVVRINEIHEPWIKATILTPDDYLGGILKLCQDRRGIQTELTYVGKRAMLTYQLPLNEVVFDFYDRLKSISKGYASFDYHLDAYREGNLVKMSIMVNGEPVDALSMLVHRTAAEKRGRDMCEKLKDLIPRHMFKIPIQAAIGGNVIARETISAMRKDVTAKCYGGDASRKRKLLDKQKAGKKRMRQFGKVEIPQEAFIAALKMSDE from the coding sequence ACGCGGCATCACCATCAAGGCCCAGACGGTGCGTCTGCACTACAAGGCCAATAATGGCGAAACCTATGTGCTGAACCTGATCGACACGCCCGGACACGTCGACTTCGCCTATGAAGTCTCGCGCTCGCTGTCTGCCTGCGAAGGCTCGCTGCTCGTGGTTGACGCCTCTCAGGGCGTCGAAGCCCAGACACTTGCCAATGTCTATCAGGCGATCGACAACAATCACGAACTGGTGACGGTCCTCAACAAGGTCGACCTTCCGGCCGCCGAACCCGAGCGGATCAAGGAGCAGATCGAGGAAGTCATCGGCATCGATGCATCGGAAGCCGTGCTGATTTCGGCGAAGACCGGTCTCGGCATTCCCGACGTGCTCGAAGCCATCGTGCACAAGCTGCCGGCGCCGAAGAGCGAAGGTGGCGAAAAGGCCCCCCTGAAGGCGCTCCTGGTCGACAGCTGGTACGACACCTATCTCGGCGTCATGGTTCTGGTGCGCGTGCTCGACGGCGTGCTGACCAAGGGCCAGGTGATCCGGATGATGGGCACGGATGCCAAATACAATGTCGAGCGCGTCGGCGTGCTCACCCCGAAAATGGTTGCGGTGGATTCACTCGGCCCGGGCGAAATCGGCTTCTTCACCGGTTCGATCAAGGAAGTGGCCGACACCCGCGTCGGCGACACCATCACCGAGGACAAGCGCCCGACCGCAAACATGCTGCCGGGCTTCAAGCCGGCCCAGCCGGTGGTGTTCTGCGGCCTGTTTCCGGTCGACGCCGCCGACTTCGAAGACCTGCGCGCCGCCATGGGCAAGCTTCGCCTCAACGACGCCTCCTTCTCGTTTGAAATGGAATCGTCCGCCGCGCTCGGCTTCGGCTTCCGCTGCGGCTTCCTCGGCCTGCTGCATCTCGAAATCATCCAGGAGCGCCTCGAGCGCGAATTCGATCTCGACCTGATCGCGACCGCACCGTCCGTTGTCTACAAGCTGTTCATGACCGACGGCACAGAGCGCGAGCTGCACAACCCGGCCGACATGCCCGACGTCGTGCGGATCAACGAGATCCACGAACCGTGGATCAAGGCGACGATCTTGACGCCGGACGATTATCTCGGCGGCATCCTCAAACTCTGCCAGGACCGTCGCGGCATCCAGACCGAACTCACCTATGTCGGCAAGCGCGCCATGCTGACCTATCAGCTGCCGCTCAACGAAGTGGTCTTCGATTTCTATGACCGGCTGAAGTCGATCTCCAAGGGTTATGCCTCCTTCGACTATCATCTCGACGCCTATCGCGAGGGCAACCTCGTCAAGATGTCGATCATGGTCAATGGCGAGCCGGTCGATGCGCTCTCCATGCTGGTCCACCGGACGGCGGCGGAAAAGCGCGGCCGCGACATGTGCGAGAAGCTGAAGGACCTTATCCCGCGCCACATGTTCAAGATCCCGATCCAGGCCGCCATCGGCGGCAATGTGATCGCCCGCGAAACGATCTCGGCGATGCGCAAGGACGTCACCGCCAAGTGCTACGGCGGCGACGCATCCCGCAAGCGCAAGCTGCTCGACAAGCAGAAGGCCGGCAAGAAGCGCATGCGCCAGTTCGGCAAGGTCGAGATCCCGCAGGAAGCGTTTATCGCAGCACTGAAGATGAGCGACGAGTGA